The following are from one region of the Bradyrhizobium septentrionale genome:
- a CDS encoding DNA-3-methyladenine glycosylase family protein: MLIHLETQADLDDAIHRLVAQDRRLRPILELSGMPAIRQREPGFAGLAAIICGQQLSTASAAAIWGRVSNAFDPFHHDAIRKARADRLGRLGLSAAKIKTLKHIARELAEERLNLDVLANEEADAAHNTLTALPGIGPWTADVYLLFCLGHGDAWPAGDLAVQEAVKVGLGLKERPTPKQMAPLAEPWRPLRGAAAHLWWAYYRVLRNREGVIAGAK, translated from the coding sequence ATGCTGATCCATCTCGAAACCCAGGCCGACCTCGACGACGCAATCCACAGGCTGGTCGCCCAGGACCGCCGCCTGCGGCCGATCCTGGAACTGAGCGGCATGCCGGCGATCCGGCAGCGCGAGCCGGGCTTTGCCGGGCTCGCCGCGATCATCTGCGGCCAGCAGCTGTCGACCGCGAGCGCGGCGGCGATCTGGGGACGGGTCAGCAACGCGTTCGATCCGTTCCACCATGATGCGATCCGCAAGGCGCGGGCCGACCGGCTCGGCCGGCTCGGGTTGTCCGCGGCCAAGATCAAGACCCTGAAGCACATCGCCCGCGAGCTCGCTGAGGAGCGGCTGAACCTCGACGTGCTCGCCAATGAGGAGGCCGATGCCGCGCACAACACCCTGACCGCATTGCCCGGGATCGGCCCCTGGACCGCCGACGTCTATCTCCTGTTCTGCCTCGGCCATGGCGACGCCTGGCCCGCCGGCGACCTGGCCGTTCAGGAAGCGGTCAAGGTCGGGCTCGGTTTGAAGGAGCGGCCGACGCCGAAGCAGATGGCGCCGCTTGCGGAGCCGTGGCGTCCGCTGCGCGGCGCCGCCGCCCATTTGTGGTGGGCGTATTATCGCGTGCTCCGGAATCGCGAAGGCGTGATCGCCGGCGCAAAATAA
- a CDS encoding YihY/virulence factor BrkB family protein yields MDAFYTFLADDGWAIASHIALSTLMALFPFLIVLTSLAGFFGSKELADQAVGLLLQVWPDQVAEALSDQIHDVLTNTRGDILTIGAVLAVYFASNGVEALRVALNRAYAVIEPRRWYWLRLESIGYTLVAAFTSLAMAFLIVLGPLIIEAARRHIPFFVESNESLLNTARYGITVLALVVALFILHAWLPAGRRGFTQILPGIIFTVVASLVSGIGFGMYLARFANNYVTMYAGLASVIIALVFLYFIAAIFVFGGELNAAIIKSRLPHGVSLQAAQSLAPAEKQA; encoded by the coding sequence ATGGATGCCTTTTACACGTTCCTCGCCGATGACGGCTGGGCGATCGCGAGCCATATCGCGCTGTCGACCCTGATGGCGCTGTTTCCGTTCCTGATCGTGCTGACGTCGCTGGCCGGCTTCTTCGGCTCCAAGGAGCTTGCCGACCAGGCGGTCGGGCTGTTGCTCCAGGTCTGGCCGGACCAGGTCGCCGAGGCGCTGTCCGATCAGATCCACGACGTCTTGACCAACACCCGCGGCGACATCCTGACCATCGGCGCGGTACTCGCGGTCTACTTCGCCTCCAACGGCGTCGAGGCGCTGCGGGTGGCGCTGAACCGCGCCTATGCCGTGATCGAACCGCGGCGCTGGTACTGGCTGCGGCTGGAGTCGATCGGCTACACCCTGGTCGCGGCGTTCACCTCGCTCGCGATGGCGTTCCTGATCGTGCTCGGACCGCTGATCATCGAGGCGGCGCGGCGCCATATTCCGTTCTTCGTCGAATCGAACGAGAGCCTGCTCAACACCGCCCGTTACGGCATCACGGTGCTTGCCCTGGTCGTCGCGCTCTTCATCCTGCATGCCTGGCTGCCGGCAGGCCGCCGCGGCTTCACGCAGATCCTGCCCGGCATCATCTTCACCGTGGTGGCGTCGCTGGTCTCCGGCATCGGCTTCGGCATGTACCTGGCGCGCTTCGCCAACAACTATGTCACGATGTATGCGGGACTCGCCTCGGTCATCATCGCGCTGGTGTTCCTGTATTTCATCGCCGCGATCTTCGTGTTCGGCGGCGAGCTGAACGCGGCGATCATCAAGTCGCGGTTGCCGCACGGCGTGTCGCTTCAAGCAGCGCAGTCGCTAGCGCCCGCGGAGAAACAGGCTTGA
- a CDS encoding twin transmembrane helix small protein has translation MTSVLSMIVLPIAVGAVALVLLLGLVNMMKGGSPNTSQKLMRLRVLFQFVAIVIAMLVVWAMGR, from the coding sequence ATGACATCCGTCCTCAGCATGATCGTTCTTCCTATCGCCGTCGGCGCCGTGGCCCTGGTGCTGCTGCTCGGCCTCGTCAACATGATGAAGGGCGGCTCGCCGAACACGTCGCAGAAGCTGATGCGGCTGCGCGTGCTGTTCCAGTTCGTCGCCATCGTGATCGCGATGCTCGTGGTCTGGGCGATGGGGCGGTAG
- a CDS encoding 3-hydroxybutyryl-CoA dehydrogenase, whose amino-acid sequence MTVAIKKVGVIGSGQMGNGIAHVAALAGFDVVLNDVSGDRLKSALATINGNLTRQVAKKHISESERKQALDRITSSETIDALADCDLVIETAIEKEETKRKIFHDLCAVLKPEAIVATNSSSISITRLAASTDRPEKFIGIHFMNPVPAMELVELIRGIATDDVTFDTSKAFVAKLGKQVAVSEDFPAFIVNRILLPMINEAIYTLYEGVGNVEAIDAAMKLGAHHPMGPLELADFIGLDTCLSIMQVLHEGLADSKYRPCPLLVKYVEAGWLGRKSQRGFYDYRGDKPVPTR is encoded by the coding sequence ATGACGGTGGCAATCAAAAAGGTCGGCGTGATCGGTTCGGGCCAGATGGGCAACGGCATCGCCCATGTGGCGGCGCTGGCCGGCTTCGACGTGGTGCTCAATGACGTGTCCGGCGACCGGCTGAAGTCGGCGCTGGCGACCATCAACGGCAATCTGACCCGCCAGGTCGCCAAGAAACACATCAGCGAGAGCGAGCGAAAGCAGGCGCTCGACCGCATCACCTCTTCCGAGACGATCGATGCGCTCGCCGATTGCGATCTCGTGATCGAGACCGCGATCGAGAAGGAAGAGACCAAGCGCAAGATCTTCCACGACCTCTGCGCGGTGCTGAAGCCGGAAGCGATCGTCGCGACCAACTCGTCGTCGATCTCGATTACAAGGCTCGCCGCCTCGACCGACCGCCCGGAGAAATTCATCGGCATTCATTTCATGAATCCGGTGCCGGCGATGGAGCTGGTCGAGCTGATCCGCGGCATCGCCACCGACGACGTGACATTCGACACCTCCAAGGCCTTTGTCGCCAAGCTCGGCAAGCAGGTCGCGGTGTCCGAGGATTTCCCCGCCTTCATCGTCAACCGCATCCTGCTGCCGATGATCAACGAGGCGATCTACACGCTGTATGAAGGCGTCGGTAACGTCGAGGCGATTGACGCCGCGATGAAGCTCGGTGCGCATCATCCGATGGGCCCGCTCGAGCTCGCCGATTTCATTGGCCTCGATACCTGCCTGTCGATCATGCAGGTGCTGCACGAGGGGCTCGCCGATTCCAAGTACCGGCCGTGCCCGCTGCTGGTGAAGTACGTCGAGGCCGGCTGGCTCGGACGCAAGAGCCAGCGCGGCTTCTACGACTATCGCGGTGACAAGCCGGTCCCGACGCGGTGA
- the gluQRS gene encoding tRNA glutamyl-Q(34) synthetase GluQRS: MPPVFRFAPSPNGYLHLGHAYSALLNFDLARQSGGRFLLRIEDIDATRCRPVFEQAIYEDFGWLGIGWETPVRRQSEHFAAYRAAVDRLSAQGLVYPSFESRADIARLVAEREAGGAWPRDPDGAPLYPGAAKSLSAEDRDRLVGQGAPFALRLDMAAACARAGSLRWREAGEGPAGERGDVAARPEAWGDVILARKETPTSYHLSVVIDDALQGITDVVRGVDLFWSTSVHRLLQELLGLPAPIYRHHRLIPDAAGRKLSKSTQATGLRELRAAGASPADIRRLVGLP; encoded by the coding sequence ATGCCACCCGTTTTCCGCTTTGCACCGAGTCCGAACGGCTATCTCCATCTCGGCCACGCCTATTCGGCGCTGCTCAACTTTGACCTTGCGCGGCAGTCGGGTGGACGTTTCCTGCTGCGGATCGAGGACATCGATGCGACGCGCTGCCGTCCGGTGTTCGAGCAGGCGATCTACGAGGATTTCGGCTGGCTCGGCATCGGCTGGGAAACCCCGGTGCGGCGGCAGTCCGAGCATTTTGCCGCCTATCGCGCGGCCGTCGACCGGCTTTCGGCGCAGGGGCTGGTCTATCCGAGCTTCGAGAGCCGGGCCGACATCGCGCGGCTGGTCGCCGAAAGAGAGGCCGGTGGTGCATGGCCGCGCGATCCGGATGGCGCGCCGCTCTATCCGGGAGCGGCCAAGTCGCTGTCGGCCGAGGACCGCGACCGGCTGGTCGGGCAGGGCGCGCCATTCGCGCTGCGGCTCGACATGGCGGCCGCGTGCGCGCGCGCCGGAAGCCTGCGCTGGCGGGAAGCGGGCGAGGGGCCGGCCGGCGAGCGCGGAGACGTGGCGGCCCGGCCTGAGGCCTGGGGCGATGTGATCCTGGCGCGCAAGGAAACCCCAACCAGCTACCATCTCTCCGTCGTGATTGATGATGCGCTGCAAGGCATCACCGATGTGGTCAGGGGCGTTGACCTGTTCTGGTCGACCAGCGTGCACCGGCTGCTGCAGGAACTGTTGGGCCTGCCCGCGCCGATCTACCGGCACCACCGGCTGATCCCGGACGCCGCCGGCCGGAAACTGTCGAAATCGACCCAGGCGACCGGGCTGCGCGAGCTGCGGGCGGCGGGGGCGAGCCCGGCCGACATCCGCCGCCTGGTCGGCCTGCCGTAA
- a CDS encoding electron transfer flavoprotein subunit beta/FixA family protein, translating to MKVLVPVKRVVDYNVKVRVKSDGSGVELANVKMSMNPFDEIAVEEALRLKEAGKATEVVVVSIGPAQASETIRTGLAMGADRGILVKAEGNVEPLAVAKILKAVVEAEQPGLVILGKQAIDDDSNQTGQMLAALLGWSQATFASKLEVEGSDFKVTREVDGGLQTIKLKGPAIVTTDLRLNEPRYASLPNIMKAKKKPIDDKSASDYGVDLTPRLEVLKTAEPAGRKAGVKVKDVAELVNKLKTEAGVL from the coding sequence ATGAAGGTTCTTGTGCCGGTAAAGCGGGTCGTCGACTACAACGTCAAGGTCCGCGTCAAGAGCGACGGATCGGGCGTGGAGCTCGCCAACGTCAAGATGTCGATGAACCCGTTCGACGAGATCGCCGTCGAGGAAGCGCTGCGGCTGAAGGAAGCCGGCAAGGCGACCGAAGTGGTGGTGGTATCGATCGGACCGGCGCAGGCATCCGAGACCATTCGCACCGGGCTCGCGATGGGCGCCGACCGCGGCATCCTGGTCAAGGCTGAAGGCAATGTCGAACCGCTCGCGGTTGCCAAGATCCTGAAGGCGGTGGTCGAGGCGGAGCAGCCCGGCCTCGTCATCCTCGGCAAGCAGGCGATCGACGACGATAGCAATCAGACCGGCCAGATGCTGGCCGCGCTGCTCGGCTGGTCGCAGGCGACCTTCGCCTCCAAGCTCGAGGTCGAAGGCTCTGACTTCAAGGTCACGCGCGAAGTCGACGGCGGCCTGCAGACCATCAAGCTCAAGGGCCCGGCGATCGTCACCACCGACCTGCGCCTCAACGAGCCGCGCTATGCGTCGCTGCCCAACATCATGAAGGCGAAGAAGAAGCCGATCGACGACAAGAGCGCGTCGGATTACGGCGTCGATCTCACGCCGCGTCTGGAAGTGCTGAAGACCGCGGAACCGGCAGGCCGCAAGGCGGGCGTCAAGGTCAAGGACGTCGCCGAACTCGTGAACAAGCTCAAGACCGAAGCCGGGGTTCTCTGA
- a CDS encoding cob(I)yrinic acid a,c-diamide adenosyltransferase → MVVLNRIYTRTGDDGTTALGSGERRPKYDLRVAAYGTVDETNAAIGVVRLHLADSPDVDAMLGRIQNDLFDLGADLAVPEREGKTERLRMLASQVERLERDIDSLNDQLAPLTSFVLPGGTPASAYLHLARTICRRAERMMVELAARPDETVNEAGIQYMNRLSDFLFVASRFQNNKGAGDVLWVPGQNR, encoded by the coding sequence ATGGTCGTTCTCAATCGGATCTACACGCGCACCGGCGATGACGGCACCACCGCGCTCGGCTCCGGCGAGCGGCGGCCGAAATACGATCTGCGTGTTGCTGCCTACGGCACGGTCGACGAGACCAATGCGGCGATCGGCGTGGTGCGGCTGCATCTGGCCGATAGCCCCGATGTCGATGCGATGCTCGGCCGGATCCAGAACGATCTGTTCGATCTCGGCGCCGACCTTGCGGTGCCCGAGCGCGAGGGCAAGACTGAGCGTCTGCGGATGCTGGCGAGCCAGGTCGAGCGGCTCGAGCGCGATATCGACAGCCTGAACGACCAGCTTGCGCCGCTGACCTCGTTCGTGCTGCCCGGCGGGACACCCGCTTCTGCATATCTGCATCTGGCCCGGACGATATGTCGCCGCGCGGAACGCATGATGGTGGAACTCGCAGCCCGGCCGGACGAGACGGTCAATGAAGCTGGCATCCAGTATATGAACCGTCTGTCTGATTTCCTGTTCGTTGCCAGCCGCTTCCAGAACAACAAAGGGGCCGGGGACGTGTTGTGGGTACCGGGCCAGAACCGCTAA
- a CDS encoding electron transfer flavoprotein subunit alpha/FixB family protein — translation MTTLLIAEHDHETLKDSTNKALTAASQLGGDVHVLVAGGGQGTKAAAEAASKLAGVAKVLVAEGPAYEHDLAEPLAALIVSLAPNYDAFVAPATSRFKNVMPRVAALLDVMQVSEIIKVVAPDTFERPIYAGNAIQTVKSKDAKKVITVRTSTFAAAGEGGSAAIENAASAADPGLSSFVGEEVAKSDRPELTSAKIIVSGGRAMQSRENFAKYIEPLADKLGAGVGASRAAVDAGYAPNDWQVGQTGKVVAPELYVAVGISGAIQHLAGMKDSKVIVAINKDEDAPIFQVADYGLVADLYQAVPELTEALGKLGK, via the coding sequence ATGACGACGCTGTTGATTGCTGAACACGACCACGAGACCCTGAAGGACTCGACCAACAAGGCGCTGACCGCGGCGAGCCAGCTCGGCGGCGACGTCCATGTGCTGGTTGCCGGTGGCGGCCAGGGCACCAAGGCGGCGGCGGAAGCAGCAAGCAAGCTCGCCGGCGTCGCGAAGGTGCTGGTGGCCGAAGGTCCCGCCTATGAGCACGACCTTGCCGAGCCGCTGGCTGCGCTGATCGTCTCGCTGGCGCCGAACTATGACGCCTTCGTCGCACCCGCGACCTCGCGCTTCAAGAACGTGATGCCGCGCGTCGCAGCGCTGCTCGACGTCATGCAGGTCTCGGAGATCATCAAGGTCGTCGCGCCCGACACCTTCGAGCGGCCGATCTATGCCGGCAACGCGATCCAGACCGTGAAGTCGAAGGACGCCAAGAAGGTGATCACGGTCCGTACCTCGACCTTCGCCGCAGCCGGTGAAGGCGGCAGCGCCGCAATCGAGAACGCCGCATCGGCGGCGGACCCCGGCCTGTCGTCGTTCGTCGGCGAGGAAGTGGCAAAAAGCGACCGTCCGGAACTGACCTCGGCCAAGATCATCGTCTCGGGTGGCCGTGCGATGCAGAGCCGCGAGAACTTCGCCAAGTATATCGAGCCGCTCGCCGACAAGCTTGGCGCCGGCGTCGGCGCCTCGCGCGCCGCGGTCGATGCCGGGTATGCGCCGAACGACTGGCAGGTCGGCCAGACCGGCAAGGTGGTGGCGCCGGAACTCTATGTCGCGGTCGGCATCTCCGGCGCGATCCAGCATCTGGCCGGGATGAAGGACTCCAAGGTGATCGTCGCCATCAACAAGGATGAGGACGCACCGATCTTCCAGGTCGCCGATTACGGCCTGGTCGCCGACCTCTACCAGGCGGTTCCAGAGCTGACCGAAGCACTCGGCAAGCTCGGAAAGTAA
- a CDS encoding ATP-binding protein yields MASKSRVRRSTRPSGGVPPKTRAAKTRSAKSRTTKTRATKTAARPRRKRAAPKPSANAAPGMVETALAAFAHEVRTPLTGILAISNLLATSDIGERERRWVDTIRAGAEHLASLATLFVDAARSEGPGLEIRQDFFDLRTLARHAGDSLAGRAAAKGLQASVEVSSKLPAFAVGDPVRLRAALENLIDNAVKFTEQGSIELHVAPVRAAKGRIGGGGFGVAFAVSDSGIGLTLSEVKRLFRPFSQANVSIASRFGGAGLGLSSVRQLARAMGGDIVAAQRAGGGTTFTLSVVLARAEGPVGAAPGQGGTALLSQGLRLLSVEDNPFGRVVLNTILIELGHHAEFVGQGEAAPDRLGQGAFDAVLMDMVLPGINGVEAIRRIRALPPPHGRIVIVGISGRAEDEAAARAAGADAFLVKPVSPRALATALLEATRRAATAT; encoded by the coding sequence ATGGCGTCAAAATCGCGCGTACGGCGCAGCACGCGGCCATCCGGAGGGGTGCCGCCGAAGACGCGCGCCGCAAAAACGCGCTCCGCCAAATCTCGTACCACAAAGACTCGTGCGACCAAGACCGCAGCCAGGCCGCGCCGCAAGCGGGCCGCGCCGAAGCCGTCCGCGAATGCCGCTCCCGGTATGGTCGAGACCGCACTCGCCGCCTTTGCCCATGAGGTGCGGACGCCGCTGACCGGAATCCTCGCGATCAGCAACCTGCTTGCGACGTCGGATATTGGCGAGCGCGAGCGGCGCTGGGTCGATACCATCAGGGCCGGCGCCGAGCATCTGGCGAGCCTTGCCACCCTGTTCGTCGATGCCGCCCGCAGCGAGGGCCCGGGGCTCGAGATCCGGCAGGACTTTTTCGATCTGCGCACGCTGGCGCGCCACGCCGGGGATTCGCTGGCCGGCCGCGCGGCGGCCAAGGGGCTGCAGGCCTCGGTGGAGGTCTCCAGCAAGCTGCCCGCCTTCGCAGTTGGCGATCCCGTCCGCCTGCGTGCGGCGCTGGAAAACCTGATCGACAACGCCGTCAAGTTCACCGAGCAGGGCAGCATCGAGCTGCATGTCGCGCCGGTGCGCGCCGCCAAAGGCAGGATCGGCGGCGGCGGATTCGGAGTCGCTTTCGCGGTCTCCGACAGCGGCATCGGCCTGACGCTATCTGAGGTCAAGCGCCTGTTCCGGCCGTTCTCGCAGGCCAATGTCTCGATCGCCTCGCGGTTCGGCGGCGCCGGGCTCGGCCTGTCCTCGGTCAGGCAGCTCGCGCGCGCCATGGGCGGCGACATCGTCGCGGCCCAGCGCGCCGGCGGCGGCACGACCTTCACGCTCAGCGTGGTGCTGGCGCGCGCCGAAGGGCCGGTCGGGGCGGCGCCGGGCCAAGGCGGGACGGCGCTGCTGTCGCAAGGGCTGCGGCTGCTCAGCGTCGAGGACAATCCGTTCGGTCGCGTCGTGCTCAACACGATCCTGATCGAGCTCGGTCACCACGCCGAATTCGTTGGCCAAGGCGAGGCCGCGCCCGATCGGCTCGGGCAGGGTGCCTTCGACGCCGTGCTGATGGATATGGTGCTGCCGGGCATCAACGGCGTCGAGGCAATCAGGCGCATCCGCGCGCTGCCGCCGCCGCACGGCCGTATCGTGATCGTCGGGATTTCCGGCCGTGCCGAGGACGAGGCCGCGGCGCGCGCTGCCGGCGCCGACGCCTTCCTGGTCAAGCCTGTTTCTCCGCGGGCGCTAGCGACTGCGCTGCTTGAAGCGACACGCCGTGCGGCAACCGCGACTTGA
- a CDS encoding glycosyl hydrolase family 17 protein yields the protein MSLAAIAAVWWWLGIPVNLVRAPIDPNDKVQCISYAPFRNHQTSLSQSTQVSKEQIAEDLAQLAKISDCIRTYATDLGLDQIPELAAKAGLKVIQGIFLDRDRKKNATQVETAIRLAREYPETIIALVVGNEVLLRKEMSASDLAALIRSIKAQVSVPVTYADVWEFWLSNRELSDVVDFVTIHILPYWENIPIPAERAAAHADEIRRQIAAVFPGKEILIGEFGWPSEGRMRESALPSRTNQARVVAEVLDLARREHFRVNLFEAYDEGWKREIEGTIGGTWGLFDSEQRTLKYPAGLPISNFPRWKLQMLGGMALAILVFGAAWLTSSRKPEQPGLASWLTVGASATTAGILFGVAAQKMVYESYGTGGWLLWGSLLAAATASPVLGANALMSGRTSPSFLELLGPKGHHTESVLMTLHGLALMVTVVIGTATAIGLVFDPRFIDFPFASLTMAVVPFAAITLLNPPAKGNRPLAESIFAGIFAVAAIYVGFNEGPENWQSLWTCAAFLLFAVTLWRARA from the coding sequence ATGTCCCTGGCCGCCATCGCCGCGGTGTGGTGGTGGCTGGGCATACCGGTCAACCTGGTGCGGGCACCGATCGATCCGAACGACAAGGTCCAGTGCATCTCATACGCGCCGTTCCGTAACCACCAGACGTCGCTTTCGCAGTCGACGCAGGTGTCGAAGGAACAGATCGCGGAAGATCTCGCCCAACTTGCCAAGATATCCGACTGCATCCGGACCTATGCGACCGATCTCGGCCTCGATCAGATCCCCGAACTGGCGGCCAAGGCGGGGCTGAAAGTCATCCAGGGCATTTTCCTCGACCGCGACCGGAAGAAGAATGCAACGCAGGTCGAAACGGCGATCCGCCTCGCCCGGGAATATCCGGAAACCATCATCGCGCTGGTGGTCGGCAACGAGGTCCTGCTGCGCAAGGAAATGTCGGCTTCCGACCTCGCCGCCCTGATCCGCTCGATCAAGGCCCAGGTCAGCGTCCCCGTCACCTATGCCGACGTCTGGGAATTCTGGCTAAGCAATCGCGAACTTTCCGACGTGGTCGATTTCGTCACGATTCATATCCTGCCCTATTGGGAGAACATTCCAATTCCGGCGGAACGTGCCGCCGCCCACGCTGACGAGATTCGCCGGCAGATCGCGGCGGTCTTTCCGGGCAAGGAGATCCTGATCGGAGAATTTGGTTGGCCGAGCGAGGGGCGCATGCGCGAGTCGGCGCTGCCGTCGCGCACCAATCAGGCGCGGGTGGTCGCGGAGGTGCTGGACCTCGCGCGGCGCGAGCATTTCCGCGTCAACCTGTTCGAGGCCTATGATGAAGGATGGAAGCGGGAGATCGAAGGCACGATCGGCGGAACCTGGGGTCTGTTCGATTCCGAACAACGCACACTGAAATATCCGGCGGGCCTGCCCATCAGCAATTTCCCGCGCTGGAAGCTGCAAATGCTGGGGGGAATGGCGCTGGCGATCCTGGTGTTCGGCGCGGCATGGCTGACCTCAAGCCGCAAGCCCGAACAACCCGGGCTTGCGTCATGGCTTACTGTCGGCGCATCGGCGACCACAGCCGGAATCCTGTTCGGGGTGGCCGCCCAGAAGATGGTCTATGAAAGTTACGGAACGGGTGGCTGGCTGCTGTGGGGCTCACTGCTGGCGGCGGCCACGGCTTCGCCGGTGCTTGGCGCCAACGCCCTGATGTCGGGTCGCACATCGCCCAGCTTCCTGGAATTGTTGGGTCCGAAGGGACACCACACTGAATCGGTGCTGATGACCCTGCACGGATTGGCCTTGATGGTCACCGTCGTGATCGGCACCGCGACCGCGATCGGCCTCGTGTTCGACCCGCGCTTCATCGATTTTCCCTTTGCATCGCTCACCATGGCGGTCGTGCCCTTTGCGGCGATCACGCTGCTCAATCCTCCCGCGAAAGGAAATCGCCCGCTCGCGGAATCGATCTTTGCCGGCATTTTTGCCGTGGCGGCGATTTATGTCGGGTTCAACGAAGGGCCGGAGAACTGGCAGTCGCTGTGGACGTGCGCCGCCTTCTTGCTGTTTGCAGTCACGCTATGGCGGGCGCGCGCCTGA